From Cydia splendana chromosome 4, ilCydSple1.2, whole genome shotgun sequence, one genomic window encodes:
- the LOC134789527 gene encoding uncharacterized protein LOC134789527, producing the protein MSVKVALALVLTIAGVAHSASILDFIDKDVAKRLIDTPEVRNEQPNRNCMCKGPACVCCVDFNMTLVDLGGPGCVHMKYVSPEEGFSVNVSYGKNLIHSSKIQGANPAPICLEVFGKFAQVCAKFSDLAPTADGLRGCLELEPRLLGETQLEFPIGCFKSTAGGMEMEDPPAETEETTEQNTEENTEETGGFDAETFLLGVYQTAEQGVAFLSSILDLPNKLNATRTTTTSTTTTQKPEETSPAEASQRRAPKNLKHPNQL; encoded by the exons ATGTCGGTCAAAGTTGCTCTCGCGCTGGTTCTAACGATAGCCGGAGTGGCACACTCGGCGAGCATTTTAG ATTTCATAGACAAAGACGTAGCTAAAAGGCTGATCGACACGCCGGAAGTCCGCAACGAGCAACCGAACCGCAACTGCATGTGCAAGGGACCGGCGTGCGTGTGCTGCGTCGACTTCAACATGACTCTCGTGGACTTGGGAGGACCAg GGTGTGTCCACATGAAGTACGTGTCTCCAGAGGAAGGGTTTTCAGTCAATGTTTCTTATGGCAAAAATCTTATCCACAGCTCGAAAATTCAAG GAGCTAACCCCGCTCCAATCTGCTTGGAAGTTTTCGGCAAATTCGCCCAAGTCTGCGCGAAGTTCAGTGACCTGGCGCCTACGGCCGACGGTCTGCGGGGCTGCTTGGAACTAGAGCCCCGTCTGTTAGGCGAGACTCAGCTGGAGTTCCCCATTGGTTGCTTCAAGTCTACTGCTGGAGGAATGGAGATGGAAGACCCGCCAGCTGAGACCGAAGA GACCACCGAACAAAACACCGAAGAGAATACCGAAGAAACCGGCGGTTTCGATGCTGAAACCTTCCTACTCGGTGTCTATCAAACCGCTGAGCAGGGCGTCGCCTTCCTTAGCAGCATCCTAGACCTGCCCAATAAACTGAACGCCACTAGAACTACCACCACCTCCACCACCACTACTCAAAAACCAGAAGAAACCAGCCCTGCTGAGGCTTCTCAAAGAAGAGCCCCCAAGAACCTAAAACACCCCAACCAACTGTGA